A genomic region of Leptotrichia hofstadii contains the following coding sequences:
- the argH gene encoding argininosuccinate lyase — protein sequence MKKMWEGRFHKETNKLLEKFNASITFDKRMYEEDIAGSIAHSRMLAKQGIISENEQKDIENGLLQIKDEIEKGEFEFRIEDEDIHMSIEKRLTQIIGAVAGKLHTARSRNDQVALDVRMYVRKEARKISNLLVKMENVLLGLAEKYKNVIIPGYTHLQRAQPILFSHHLMAYFQMFKRDISRIEDFLKRSDEMPLGAGALAGTTFNLDRHFVAEELGFSKPTENSLDSVSDRDFIIELAMIISVISMHLSRFSEEIIIWCTSEFSFINLDDAFATGSSIMPQKKNPDIAELVRGKTGRIYGNLMGILTTMKALPLAYNKDMQEDKEGIFDSIDNIKLSIEIFYLMLDTITVNNEKIYASMRAGFLNATDVADYLAKHNVPFRQAHKIVGEIVSYCEDKKIAIDDMKLEEFHKFSDVFKDDILSEITIENCVNKRNSFGGTSIKNVEMQIENGKKFLETL from the coding sequence ATGAAAAAAATGTGGGAAGGGCGATTTCATAAGGAAACTAACAAATTGTTAGAAAAATTTAATGCGTCCATTACGTTTGATAAAAGAATGTATGAAGAGGATATTGCTGGAAGTATTGCACACAGCAGAATGCTTGCTAAACAAGGGATTATTTCAGAAAATGAACAAAAAGATATTGAAAATGGGCTGCTTCAGATAAAGGATGAAATTGAAAAGGGAGAATTTGAGTTTAGAATTGAAGATGAAGATATTCATATGTCGATTGAGAAAAGGCTGACACAGATTATTGGGGCTGTGGCTGGAAAACTGCATACTGCCAGAAGCCGAAACGATCAGGTGGCTCTTGACGTACGAATGTATGTACGAAAAGAAGCTCGTAAAATCTCAAATTTGCTTGTAAAAATGGAAAATGTACTGCTAGGGCTTGCTGAAAAATATAAAAATGTTATTATTCCTGGATATACTCATTTACAAAGGGCTCAACCGATTTTATTCTCTCATCACCTGATGGCTTACTTTCAAATGTTTAAAAGGGATATTTCGAGAATTGAGGACTTTCTCAAAAGAAGTGATGAAATGCCACTTGGAGCAGGGGCATTAGCTGGAACTACATTTAATCTTGACAGACATTTTGTGGCAGAAGAACTTGGATTTTCAAAGCCTACGGAAAATAGTCTTGATTCTGTAAGCGACAGGGATTTTATAATTGAGCTTGCAATGATTATTTCAGTAATTTCAATGCACTTATCAAGATTTTCAGAAGAAATTATTATCTGGTGCACATCCGAATTTTCATTTATAAATCTGGATGATGCCTTTGCAACTGGCTCTTCAATTATGCCACAGAAAAAAAATCCCGACATTGCCGAACTTGTAAGAGGGAAAACAGGCAGAATCTACGGAAATCTTATGGGAATCTTAACAACAATGAAAGCACTCCCACTAGCTTATAATAAGGATATGCAGGAAGATAAGGAAGGAATTTTTGACTCTATTGACAATATCAAATTATCCATCGAAATTTTTTACCTAATGCTTGATACAATAACAGTAAATAATGAAAAAATCTATGCTTCAATGCGAGCAGGATTCCTAAACGCAACAGATGTAGCCGATTACCTTGCAAAACACAACGTTCCGTTCAGACAGGCACATAAAATCGTTGGAGAAATCGTATCCTACTGCGAAGATAAGAAAATCGCAATTGATGACATGAAACTCGAAGAATTTCATAAATTTTCTGATGTTTTCAAAGATGATATTCTTTCAGAAATCACAATTGAAAACTGCGTAAACAAACGAAATTCATTTGGTGGAACCTCCATAAAAAATGTTGAAATGCAAATTGAAAATGGAAAGAAATTTTTAGAAACTTTATAA
- a CDS encoding GNAT family N-acetyltransferase, whose product MKEIRLAQEKDIPKIENLLEQILLIHHEGRPDIFKATGKKYTAKELTEMLNDSNKPIFVATDENDNVIGYIFCIFKQQTNHNVLTDIKTLFIDDLCVDESTRGQNIGKKLYDFALDFAKKEGCYNLTLDAWANNAGAVRFYERLGMKVQKYVFEEIL is encoded by the coding sequence ATGAAAGAAATTAGACTAGCACAAGAAAAAGATATTCCAAAAATAGAAAATCTGCTGGAACAAATTTTATTAATTCATCATGAAGGTCGTCCAGACATTTTCAAGGCAACTGGAAAAAAATACACAGCAAAAGAATTAACAGAAATGTTAAACGATTCAAACAAGCCAATATTCGTAGCAACTGATGAAAATGATAACGTAATTGGCTATATTTTCTGTATTTTCAAGCAACAAACAAATCACAACGTACTAACTGATATAAAAACATTGTTTATTGATGATCTTTGCGTTGATGAAAGCACTCGTGGGCAGAATATCGGAAAGAAATTATATGACTTTGCCTTAGATTTTGCAAAAAAAGAAGGCTGTTACAATTTAACATTGGATGCTTGGGCTAATAATGCTGGAGCTGTTAGATTTTATGAAAGGTTGGGAATGAAAGTTCAGAAGTATGTTTTTGAAGAGATTTTGTAA
- the dusA gene encoding tRNA dihydrouridine(20/20a) synthase DusA encodes MKGNAVKNKISIAPMVDRTDRNFRNFVRMINKDVLLYTEMITAQAVLNGDLDYILGFDEVEHPIVLQIAATNPKEAYQAVKIAEKYNYDEINLNVGCPSDRVSGNMMGAYLMAFPEEVANIVKSMKDATGKPVSVKHRIGIDGKNVLPDSFKRTLLDKYEDMENFISITKQAGVSKYIIHARIAILAGLDPKQNRSIPPLRYDEVYRVKKDNPDLHIEINGGIKTVEEIDEHLKYVDSAMLGREIYDNPMILAEFEKYYGKEINITRKEIIEKMIHYVENMEKQQLRPHLFLMHAHGLFHNVRGSKAWKRAINEPKANSETLRELLKKIENF; translated from the coding sequence ATGAAAGGAAATGCTGTGAAAAATAAGATAAGTATAGCTCCGATGGTGGACAGGACGGACAGAAATTTTAGAAATTTCGTGAGAATGATAAATAAGGATGTTTTGCTGTACACGGAGATGATAACGGCACAGGCTGTTCTTAATGGGGATTTGGACTATATTTTGGGATTTGATGAAGTGGAACATCCTATCGTGCTGCAAATTGCGGCGACTAATCCCAAAGAAGCGTATCAGGCTGTAAAAATTGCTGAAAAATATAATTACGACGAAATCAATCTAAATGTCGGATGTCCTTCTGACAGAGTCTCAGGAAACATGATGGGAGCTTATCTTATGGCATTTCCAGAAGAAGTGGCAAACATTGTGAAATCAATGAAAGACGCAACAGGAAAGCCGGTGTCTGTAAAACATAGAATTGGAATTGATGGAAAAAATGTATTGCCAGATTCTTTCAAACGAACATTGCTAGATAAATACGAGGATATGGAAAATTTTATTAGCATCACTAAACAAGCCGGTGTCAGCAAATACATTATTCATGCACGGATAGCGATACTTGCAGGACTTGATCCGAAGCAGAACAGAAGCATACCGCCACTCAGATATGATGAAGTTTACCGTGTAAAGAAAGATAACCCTGATTTGCACATAGAAATTAACGGCGGAATAAAAACAGTTGAAGAAATTGACGAACATTTAAAATACGTGGATTCTGCGATGTTAGGACGTGAAATTTACGACAATCCTATGATTTTAGCTGAATTTGAAAAATATTATGGAAAGGAAATAAACATCACTCGCAAAGAAATTATAGAAAAAATGATACATTATGTTGAAAATATGGAAAAACAGCAGCTTCGACCACATCTATTCCTGATGCATGCACATGGATTATTTCACAATGTACGCGGCAGCAAGGCTTGGAAGCGGGCAATTAATGAGCCAAAGGCGAATTCTGAAACATTAAGGGAACTGCTGAAAAAAATTGAAAATTTTTAA
- the asrC gene encoding sulfite reductase subunit C: MSMDLNRKIVTKNAFRVTKDRSKTALRVRVPGGAITGEIMEMVAKIANTYGDGNVHITTRQGFEVLGISWNDIEKVNKMVQPIMEKLEINYKDKDKGYAAAGTRNIAACIGNKVCPKGAYNTTEFAKKIEKAIFPHDFHFKVALTGCPNDCQKVRMHDFGIIGMAKPELDESKCVSCGMCERKCKKLSTGAISYKNYKPVRDHQRCIGCGECVLNCPTGAWTRSPKKYYKLAIMGRTGKQNPRLAEDWLFWADEESIIKIIKNTYEYVDKYIDRSLPKEHIGYIVDRTGFEEFKKWALKDVNLPEEAVIVNNVYWKGIKYQGIL; the protein is encoded by the coding sequence ATGAGCATGGATTTAAATAGAAAAATTGTTACAAAAAATGCATTCAGGGTAACAAAGGACAGATCTAAAACAGCATTGCGTGTGAGAGTACCAGGAGGAGCAATTACTGGGGAAATAATGGAAATGGTTGCAAAAATAGCTAATACTTACGGAGATGGAAATGTTCATATTACAACTCGTCAAGGTTTTGAAGTGTTGGGAATTTCTTGGAATGATATTGAGAAAGTAAATAAAATGGTGCAGCCAATCATGGAAAAATTGGAAATTAATTATAAGGATAAAGATAAAGGATATGCCGCTGCTGGTACAAGAAATATTGCCGCTTGTATCGGAAACAAAGTGTGTCCAAAAGGTGCCTATAATACGACGGAATTTGCAAAAAAAATTGAAAAAGCAATATTCCCGCATGATTTTCACTTCAAAGTAGCATTAACAGGTTGTCCAAATGATTGTCAAAAAGTTAGAATGCATGATTTTGGAATAATTGGAATGGCAAAACCTGAACTTGATGAATCTAAATGTGTTTCTTGCGGAATGTGTGAAAGAAAATGTAAAAAGCTTTCAACAGGAGCAATTTCATATAAAAACTATAAACCTGTAAGAGATCACCAAAGATGCATAGGTTGTGGAGAATGTGTCCTAAACTGTCCAACAGGAGCATGGACAAGATCTCCTAAAAAATATTACAAACTTGCAATAATGGGAAGAACTGGGAAACAAAATCCAAGATTGGCAGAAGACTGGCTATTCTGGGCAGATGAAGAATCAATAATAAAAATTATAAAAAATACTTACGAATATGTTGACAAATATATCGACAGAAGTCTGCCAAAAGAGCATATTGGTTACATTGTTGACAGAACAGGTTTTGAAGAGTTTAAAAAATGGGCATTAAAAGATGTTAATCTTCCAGAAGAAGCTGTAATTGTAAATAATGTGTATTGGAAAGGTATAAAATATCAAGGAATATTATAA
- a CDS encoding formate/nitrite transporter family protein, whose protein sequence is MRNKETLESITNASKSKIGLLKEGKGKYFLSAFLAGMFIGIGILLTFTVGGVSSGLPTNKILMGVSFGIALSLVVVFGTELFTGNNMIGVAGFLNKGISFKDMILMWAASYVGNIVGSIMLAIAYVFSNSASKPVVEFIVKVSKAKITALPHELFFKGILCNILVCLAVLAGIKLKEETAKLIMVFWCLFAFITAGFEHSVANMTLLMMGIIYNGAKEITLNGYFYNLLFVTLGNIVGGAFVGFACYYLAKKDK, encoded by the coding sequence ATGCGAAATAAAGAAACTTTAGAATCAATAACAAATGCCTCGAAAAGTAAAATTGGACTTTTAAAAGAAGGTAAAGGAAAGTACTTCCTGTCTGCATTTTTGGCTGGAATGTTTATTGGGATAGGAATTTTATTGACTTTCACAGTAGGAGGAGTTAGCAGCGGATTGCCGACTAACAAAATTCTTATGGGAGTTAGTTTTGGGATAGCGCTTAGCCTTGTAGTTGTTTTTGGAACTGAGCTTTTCACAGGAAATAATATGATTGGAGTAGCAGGGTTTTTAAACAAGGGAATAAGTTTTAAAGATATGATTCTTATGTGGGCAGCATCTTATGTGGGAAACATCGTAGGGTCAATTATGCTTGCAATAGCGTATGTATTTTCAAATTCTGCTTCAAAACCTGTTGTAGAATTTATTGTGAAAGTTTCAAAGGCAAAGATTACTGCATTGCCTCACGAACTGTTTTTTAAAGGAATTTTATGTAATATTCTTGTGTGCCTTGCGGTTCTGGCTGGAATAAAGTTAAAAGAGGAAACCGCTAAGCTAATAATGGTATTCTGGTGTTTATTTGCATTTATAACTGCTGGATTTGAGCACAGTGTTGCTAATATGACTCTTTTAATGATGGGGATAATATACAATGGAGCAAAAGAAATAACATTAAATGGTTATTTTTATAATTTATTATTTGTAACATTGGGGAATATTGTTGGTGGAGCATTTGTTGGTTTTGCTTGCTATTATTTAGCAAAAAAGGATAAATAA
- the asrB gene encoding anaerobic sulfite reductase subunit AsrB → MSTINTLNTINMDEQAIMDMNVYLPTVHKLLFIEKVTELEWLFRVEYKKGSVEAGQFMQVSLPGVGEAPISIANFDLEEGYLDFLIRKVGKVTDKIFELKAGDRIFLRGPYGHGFPIQQYKNKHIVMVVGGSGIAPVRPIIEYFTKHPDEMKSFKIIVGYKNYESVIFEEEFSRWRENIEILVTLDNVETARNIGKTEDEIHEGMVTKYIPDLKIPENMDEVEYIVVGPPVMMHFSCLEILKTGIPTEKIWVSFERKMSCAVGKCGHCKIDETYICLEGPVFRYDFAKKLLD, encoded by the coding sequence ATGAGTACAATTAACACATTAAATACAATAAATATGGATGAACAGGCTATAATGGATATGAATGTATATTTACCGACTGTTCACAAACTTTTGTTTATTGAAAAAGTTACTGAGCTAGAATGGCTATTTCGTGTAGAATATAAAAAGGGAAGTGTAGAAGCTGGACAGTTTATGCAGGTTTCATTACCAGGAGTTGGAGAAGCCCCTATTTCCATTGCGAATTTTGACTTGGAGGAAGGTTATCTTGATTTCCTTATTAGAAAAGTTGGAAAAGTTACAGACAAGATTTTTGAATTGAAAGCAGGAGATAGAATTTTTTTGAGAGGACCTTATGGACACGGCTTTCCAATTCAACAATACAAAAATAAGCATATTGTAATGGTTGTTGGAGGAAGTGGAATTGCTCCAGTTCGTCCAATTATTGAATATTTTACGAAACATCCTGATGAAATGAAGTCCTTTAAAATCATTGTTGGATATAAAAATTATGAAAGTGTTATTTTTGAAGAGGAATTTTCACGTTGGAGAGAAAATATTGAAATACTTGTAACATTGGATAATGTAGAAACAGCAAGAAATATTGGAAAGACAGAAGACGAAATTCATGAAGGAATGGTTACCAAATATATTCCCGATTTAAAAATTCCTGAAAATATGGATGAAGTTGAATACATTGTTGTAGGTCCACCAGTAATGATGCATTTTTCTTGCCTTGAAATCCTAAAAACAGGTATTCCAACTGAAAAAATATGGGTTTCGTTTGAAAGAAAGATGTCCTGTGCCGTTGGGAAATGCGGACATTGTAAAATCGATGAAACATATATTTGCCTTGAAGGGCCAGTATTTAGATATGATTTTGCAAAAAAATTACTTGATTAA
- a CDS encoding M48 family metallopeptidase yields the protein MRKYSKILFLVTAATMISSCAVAPLTGRRQLKLVSDESVAESSVSSYRQLIQQAGAKGLLANNTAEGQRLRRIGGKISTAVEQYLRENGMSNKVSSLQWEFNLIKTNEINAFAMPGGKIAFYTGILPVLNTDAGIAFVMGHEIGHVIGGHHAEASSNKALAGIAATVTDAVTGGNAVSSLVSGGLSITLLKFNRTQEYEADKYGMIFMAMAGYNPSEAITALERMDSIGAGKGAEILSTHPSGKNRIEAARKFLPEAMKYYNAR from the coding sequence ATGAGAAAGTATTCAAAAATATTATTTTTAGTAACAGCGGCAACGATGATTTCCAGCTGTGCAGTAGCTCCGCTTACAGGGAGAAGGCAGCTAAAACTGGTAAGTGACGAAAGCGTGGCGGAAAGCTCGGTTTCCAGTTACAGGCAGCTTATTCAGCAGGCAGGAGCTAAGGGGCTTTTGGCAAATAATACAGCTGAAGGGCAGCGTCTGAGAAGAATTGGAGGAAAAATTTCTACAGCAGTTGAGCAGTATCTAAGAGAAAACGGAATGTCAAATAAGGTGTCCAGCCTGCAGTGGGAATTTAATCTGATAAAAACTAATGAAATAAATGCGTTTGCAATGCCGGGCGGTAAGATTGCCTTTTATACTGGAATATTGCCAGTTCTGAATACCGATGCAGGAATTGCGTTTGTAATGGGGCACGAAATTGGTCATGTTATTGGAGGTCATCATGCTGAAGCTTCAAGCAACAAGGCGCTTGCAGGAATCGCCGCAACCGTAACAGATGCTGTAACAGGCGGAAATGCTGTATCTTCACTTGTTTCTGGCGGACTTTCAATTACTCTTCTGAAATTTAACAGAACTCAGGAATACGAGGCGGATAAATACGGAATGATATTTATGGCAATGGCTGGATACAATCCGTCCGAAGCAATCACGGCTCTTGAGAGAATGGACTCAATAGGAGCAGGAAAAGGAGCTGAAATTCTGTCAACGCATCCATCTGGAAAAAATAGAATTGAAGCGGCAAGAAAATTCCTGCCTGAAGCAATGAAATATTATAATGCAAGATAA
- a CDS encoding 4Fe-4S dicluster domain-containing protein, with translation MKISLNRENFNLALEKLKKEYKIYAPIEIPFRGTFSDTSVIRYSEIEKIDEICFDKKSHFSAKEIMLPITQTMFYFTEEGCKMPKEQEQKYLIFLRSCDLHGVKRVDDIYLNNKFLDIYYKRVRDKVKFVVFGCPNSFENCFCVDMGTNKTDEYNIGIKVTEKEIFADIKDDELKVYFDELIAEKNTRNADENKINEMYLDVKDEKMKKYLEEIIAENNSNKIKENVEFEMEFVEDNEIHVDIPDNIELEDIINLDLWREYDSRCIACGKCNFVCPTCTCTTTQDVFYSENENNGERRRVWASCHVNGFTDMAGGHSFRQRHGDRMRFKVMHKISDFKKRFGYQMCTGCGRCDDACPEYISFSNCINKLSAELKRISAEKRGEKSE, from the coding sequence ATGAAAATCAGTTTAAATCGTGAAAATTTTAATCTGGCACTTGAAAAGCTGAAAAAAGAATACAAGATATATGCTCCAATTGAGATACCATTTCGTGGTACATTTTCAGATACTTCTGTAATCAGATATTCTGAAATTGAAAAAATTGATGAAATATGTTTTGACAAAAAATCTCATTTTTCAGCAAAAGAAATAATGTTGCCAATAACACAAACAATGTTTTATTTTACAGAAGAAGGATGCAAGATGCCCAAAGAACAGGAGCAAAAATATCTTATATTTCTTAGAAGCTGTGATTTACATGGTGTCAAAAGAGTTGATGATATTTACTTGAATAATAAATTTTTGGATATTTACTACAAGAGGGTTAGAGATAAAGTTAAATTTGTAGTGTTTGGATGTCCAAATTCATTTGAGAACTGTTTTTGTGTAGATATGGGCACTAACAAGACTGATGAATATAATATTGGAATAAAAGTTACAGAAAAGGAAATATTTGCTGATATAAAAGATGATGAATTGAAGGTATACTTTGATGAACTTATAGCTGAAAAAAATACCAGAAACGCTGATGAAAATAAAATAAATGAAATGTACCTGGATGTAAAAGATGAAAAAATGAAAAAATATCTTGAAGAAATAATTGCTGAAAATAATAGCAATAAAATAAAGGAAAATGTTGAATTTGAAATGGAATTCGTAGAAGATAATGAAATCCATGTGGATATTCCTGACAATATTGAGCTTGAAGATATAATAAATCTGGATTTATGGCGTGAATACGACAGTCGTTGCATAGCCTGCGGAAAATGTAACTTTGTTTGTCCAACTTGTACCTGCACGACTACACAAGATGTTTTTTACAGCGAAAATGAAAACAATGGAGAAAGAAGACGTGTGTGGGCTTCATGTCATGTGAATGGATTTACAGATATGGCTGGTGGACATTCATTCAGACAAAGACATGGAGATAGGATGAGATTTAAGGTAATGCACAAAATATCTGATTTTAAAAAAAGATTTGGATATCAGATGTGTACAGGGTGTGGAAGATGTGATGATGCATGTCCTGAATACATTTCATTCTCAAATTGCATAAACAAGTTAAGTGCCGAACTAAAAAGAATTTCGGCTGAAAAAAGAGGTGAAAAATCAGAATGA